In Archocentrus centrarchus isolate MPI-CPG fArcCen1 chromosome 16, fArcCen1, whole genome shotgun sequence, a single window of DNA contains:
- the ccka gene encoding cholecystokinin: MNVGICVCVILAALYSGSLSLPSQSITAERMALVSDNGSLPSPNLKRQARSAPAPHSGHLANYNQPQEDADTPNSLSQLLARLISKKGSTYQTRSSLTSRASGLAPSHRIKDRDYLGWMDFGRRSAEEYEY, translated from the exons ATGAATGTAggcatctgtgtttgtgttatccTGGCTGCTTTGTACAGTGGTTCCCTGAGTCTGCCTTCACAATCAATt ACAGCAGAGAGAATGGCTTTGGTTTCAGACAACGGATCCCTCCCTTCTCCCAACCTCAAACGGCAGGCTCGCTCAGCTCCAGCGCCCCACTCAGGGCATCTCGCCAATTACAACCAGCCCCAGGAGGATGCAGACACTCCAAACAGTCTGAGCCAACTTCTGGCCAGGCTCATCTCTAAGAAAG GCTCGACCTACCAGACCAGATCCTCACTCACCAGCAGAGCCAGTGGTCTCGCCCCCAGCCACAGGATAAAGGACAGAGATTATCTTGGCTGGATGGACTTCGGACGACGTAGTGCAGAGGAGTATGAATACTAG
- the LOC115795020 gene encoding uncharacterized protein LOC115795020 isoform X2, with protein sequence MKYSSDEAAIRNKMKMMFDYRCKMVLDENRSSSVLTEFPRFRDVRGLIDQDFILEFGEDVATRFLERWPTVFKHKVIQQSKTLPTSTDLEEVIYCAEGASSEEELDETLTSGWDSDLASIILLFHLIPPSCQGYKRRGKVSPSQDEEHHVVFQKSGTSVQEHADAMNSTTQPYPLAVGTKRSTIHEFFIVLDKQVVPCKSASSLGAFDEIFHFVFGTVYNQMLHNMYVLELGELKEGAEIASELCSEHSLSPCQTQNYFQLGLQNFIGNNIFLIGHW encoded by the exons ATGAAATACTCTTCTGATGAGGCCGCCATCAGgaacaaaatgaagatgatgtttgATTACCGTTGCAAGATGGTCCTGGACGAAAACAGATCATCCAGCGTCTTGACTGAATTTCCTCGCTTCAGAGATGTCAGAGGCTTG ATTGATCAAGACTTCATTCTGGAATTTGGAGAAGATGTAGCTACCAGGTTTTTGGAGAG GTGGCCGACTGTTTTCAAGCATAAAGTGATCCAGCAGAGCAAGACTCTCCCTACCTCAACCGACCTTGAAGAAGTGATCTACTGTGCTGAAGGAGCTTCAAGTGAGGAGGAACTGGATGAGACCCTTACCTCTG GCTGGGACAGTGATCTTGCTTCCATCATTCTCCTGTTCCACCTGATTCCTCCTTCCTGTCAGGGTTACAAAAGACGTGGGAAGG tttcTCCATCCCAGGATGAGGAGCACCATGTGGTCTTCCAGAAG AGTGGAACAAGTGTCCAGGAACATGCTGATGCCATGAACTCCACTACGCAGCCCTACCCACTTGCTGTTGGGACAAAGAGGAGCACCATTCATGAGTTCTTCATTGTTCTGGACAAGCAGGTCGTACCATGCAAGTCAGCCAGCTCACTTGGAGCTTTTGATGAAATTTTTCACTTCGTATTTGGAACTGTTTATAATCAAATGCTCCACAACATGTACGTCTTGGAACTTGGAGAGTTAAAGGAAGGTGCTGAAATTGCTTCAGAACTTTGTAGtgaacactctctctctccatgtcaAACACAAAATTACTTTCAACTGGGGCTACAGAATTTCATCGGCAACAACATATTCCTAATTGGTCACTGGTAA
- the LOC115795020 gene encoding uncharacterized protein LOC115795020 isoform X1, which produces MKYSSDEAAIRNKMKMMFDYRCKMVLDENRSSSVLTEFPRFRDVRGLIDQDFILEFGEDVATRFLERWPTVFKHKVIQQSKTLPTSTDLEEVIYCAEGASSEEELDETLTSGWDSDLASIILLFHLIPPSCQGYKRRGKVSPSQDEEHHVVFQKVCNSGTSVQEHADAMNSTTQPYPLAVGTKRSTIHEFFIVLDKQVVPCKSASSLGAFDEIFHFVFGTVYNQMLHNMYVLELGELKEGAEIASELCSEHSLSPCQTQNYFQLGLQNFIGNNIFLIGHW; this is translated from the exons ATGAAATACTCTTCTGATGAGGCCGCCATCAGgaacaaaatgaagatgatgtttgATTACCGTTGCAAGATGGTCCTGGACGAAAACAGATCATCCAGCGTCTTGACTGAATTTCCTCGCTTCAGAGATGTCAGAGGCTTG ATTGATCAAGACTTCATTCTGGAATTTGGAGAAGATGTAGCTACCAGGTTTTTGGAGAG GTGGCCGACTGTTTTCAAGCATAAAGTGATCCAGCAGAGCAAGACTCTCCCTACCTCAACCGACCTTGAAGAAGTGATCTACTGTGCTGAAGGAGCTTCAAGTGAGGAGGAACTGGATGAGACCCTTACCTCTG GCTGGGACAGTGATCTTGCTTCCATCATTCTCCTGTTCCACCTGATTCCTCCTTCCTGTCAGGGTTACAAAAGACGTGGGAAGG tttcTCCATCCCAGGATGAGGAGCACCATGTGGTCTTCCAGAAGGTTTGTAAT AGTGGAACAAGTGTCCAGGAACATGCTGATGCCATGAACTCCACTACGCAGCCCTACCCACTTGCTGTTGGGACAAAGAGGAGCACCATTCATGAGTTCTTCATTGTTCTGGACAAGCAGGTCGTACCATGCAAGTCAGCCAGCTCACTTGGAGCTTTTGATGAAATTTTTCACTTCGTATTTGGAACTGTTTATAATCAAATGCTCCACAACATGTACGTCTTGGAACTTGGAGAGTTAAAGGAAGGTGCTGAAATTGCTTCAGAACTTTGTAGtgaacactctctctctccatgtcaAACACAAAATTACTTTCAACTGGGGCTACAGAATTTCATCGGCAACAACATATTCCTAATTGGTCACTGGTAA